One genomic region from Xiphophorus couchianus chromosome 21, X_couchianus-1.0, whole genome shotgun sequence encodes:
- the pola1 gene encoding DNA polymerase alpha catalytic subunit isoform X2: MAPVADPDKDMEVPDGDEKGDACGLAKSRSRREKREKVGRKSALEQLKKAKKGEKIKYEVEEITSVYEEVDEQQYSKMVRERQEDDWIIDDDGTGYVEDGREIFDDDLDDDVVESKGKGGAKGGESKKTLKKSSVAKPNTIKSLFMNSNVKRPAEKDVDLSKDDLLGDILQDLHNEKSSALTPPPLVTLKKKKPVGSSLNIFSIKPHVPKEKPSSSGLKAKVIRPPPLDPSPQPSARPPPATTEVLPEKHEAELEEPNEEREDNSLAFEGVDFDEPMEVEHEEEKAVSKDEAKLEPEGGLTATEVKVEHKAERQDPVLLPNRVGSSWGQEAAGGVSEAPAEVQVDSSKLPLVEGPDGEQVFRFYWLDAFEDPYNQPGVVYLFGKVWIESAQSHVSCCVTVKNIDRTMYLLPREFKTNPKTGAVSDQPVGMMDVYQEFNELSEKFKIMKFKSKKVEKSYAFEIPDVPSQCDYLEVRYSADFPALPSDLKGTTFSHVFGTNTSSLEHFLLSRKIKGPCWLDIKAPQLMNQPVSWCKVEALAVRSDLVSVIKDLQPPPITIMSISLKTVQNPKTHHNEIVSLVALIHYSFHMDKAPPQPPYQTHFCVISKPSDCIFPYDFKDAVKKKKVKVEMATSERTLLGCFLAKMHKIDPDVLVGHDIFGFDLEVLLQRINVCKVPHWSKIGRLRRANMPKLGGRGAFAEKSATCGRLVCDVEISAKELIRCKSYHLTELAAQVLKVERVTVPQESIRNLYSDSPHLLYLLELTWTDAKLILQIMCELNVLPLALQITSIAGNVLSRTLMGGRSERNEFLLLHAFHDKNFIVPDKPSFKKAHLDTVEGEDDVDAGKGKRKKKAAYAGGLVLDPKVGFYDKFVLLLDFNSLYPSIIQEFNICFTTVQRQAQNSHKKTDDDEPEEIPEIPDSNLEMGILPKEIRKLVERRKHVKQLMKQQDINPDLYMQYDIRQKALKLTANSMYGCLGFSYSRFYAKPLAALVTHKGREILMHTKDMVQKMNLEVIYGDTDSIMINTNSKSLEEVFKLGHKIKAEVNKLYKLLEIDIDGVFKSLLLLKKKKYAALVVEQHGEGRYSVKQELKGLDIVRRDWCDLAKECGNYVIGQILSDQSRDVIVENIQKHLVEVGEKVANGNIPLNQYEIHKALTKDPQDYPDKKSLPHVHVALWINSQGGRRVKAGDTISYLICKDGSTLAASQRAYALEQLQKQEGLSVDTQYYLAQQVHPVVSRICDPIDGIDAVLIASWLGLDPGQFRSQQQHQREEEADGTLGAAAQLNDEERYKDCERFTFTCPQCGTDNIYDSVFEGAGDRAEPSLMRCCHIPCTNSPINNVVNMSNKLQLDIRRHIKKYYSGWLVCEDQACQNRTRRLPIAFSRHGPICPACTRATLRAEYSEKALYNQLCFYSYIFDWDYAMAKLPNTVHKTSLKKSSSTRQVYLKLKEVPDRALATSGYSEVNLAKLFQAFSSFK, translated from the exons ATGGCTCCGGTTGCAGACCCAGATAAAGACATGGAGGTTCCGGACGGTG ATGAGAAGGGCGATGCCTGCGGTCTGGCCAAATCTCGCTCCAGACGAGAGAAGCGGGAGAAGGTGGGCAGGAAGTCTGCCCTGGAGCAGCTCAAGAAGGCCAAAAAGGGGGAAAAGATCAAATATGAG gtggaggagatcacCAGCGTGTACGAAGAGGTGGACGAGCAGCAGTACTCGAAAATGGTGCGAGAGAGGCAGGAGGACGACTGGATTATTGACGATG ACGGCACAGGATATGTTGAAGACGGGCGAGAGATCTTCGACGATGATTTAGACGATGATGTTGTAGAAAGCAAAG GAAAAGGGGGCGCAAAAGGGGGAGAGTCAAAGAAAACTCTGAAGAAATCTTCTGTAGCGAAGCCTAACACTATTAAGAGTCTCTTCATGAACAGCAATGTTAAGAGGCCTGCAGAG aAAGATGTAGATCTGTCCAAAGATGACTTGTTAGGGGATATTTTACAAGATCTACACAATGAG AAATCTTCAGCTCTCACTCCTCCACCTTTGGTTAccctgaagaaaaagaagccaGTGGGATCAAGCTTGAACATCTTCTCCATCAAACCTCATGTGCCAAAG GAGAAGCCCTCATCTTCGGGGTTAAAAGCCAAGGTGATCCGACCTCCGCCTCTGGACCCCTCTCCTCAGCCGTCAGCCCGTCCTCCACCCGCAACTACCGAGGTTCTTccagaaaaacatgaagcagagCTGGAGGAGCCAAACGAAGAGAGAG AGGACAACAGTCTGGCTTTTGAGGGGGTCGATTTTGATGAGCCAATGGAGGTTGAGCATGAGGAGGAGAAGGCTGTATCTAAAGATGAAGCCAAACTTGAACCCGAAGGAGGGTTGACAGCGACTGAAGTTAAAGTGGAGCACAAAGCTGAACGTCAGGATCCAGTTCTGCT gcCCAACAGAGTTGGAAGCTCTTGGGGACAGGAGGCAGCAGGTGGAGTCAGTGAAGCTCCAGCGGAGGTGCAGGTCGACTCCAGCAAGCTCCCTCTGGTGGAAGGCCCAGATGGGGAACAGGTCTTCCGATTCTATTGGTTGGATGCTTTTGAAGACCCATACAACCAACCAG GCGTGGTGTATCTGTTCGGGAAAGTGTGGATCGAGTCGGCGCAGTCTCATGTCAGCTGCTGCGTTACTGTGAAGAACATTGACAGAACAATGTACCTTCTTCCTCGGGAATTT aaaacaaATCCGAAAACCGGAGCCGTGTCGGACCAACCAGTGGGGATGATGGACGTTTACCAGGAGTTCAACGAGCTTTCGGAGAAGTTCAAGATTATGAAGTTTAAATCTAAG AAAGTGGAGAAGAGCTATGCTTTTGAAATTCCTGACGTGCCCAGTCAGTGCGACTACTTGGAAGTGAGATATTCT GCAGACTTTCCTGCTTTGCCATCTGACCTTAAAGGGacgacattttcccatgtttttgGAACAAACACCTCCAGCCTGGAGCACTTCCTTCTCAGTAGGAAGATAAAAGGCCCCTGCTGGTTGGACATCAAGGCACCAC AGCTGATGAACCAACCGGTCAGCTGGTGTAAGGTGGAGGCTCTCGCTGTGAGAAGTGACTTGGTTTCTGTGATTAAAGATCTGCAGCCTCCACCCATAACCATAATGTCCATAAGCCTCAAGACGGTTCAGAACCCCAAGACGCATCACAATGAG ATCGTGTCTCTTGTTGCGCTCATCCACTACAGCTTCCATATGGATAAAGCTCCTCCTCAGCCTCCCTATCAAACTCATTTCTGTG TGATCAGTAAACCATCTGACTGCATTTTTCCTTACGACTTCAAAGATGCTGTCAAGAAGAAG aaagtgaagGTGGAGATGGCAACTTCAGAGCGGACCTTGCTCGGCTGCTTCCTGGCCAAGATGCACAAAATTGACCCTGATGTGTTGGTG GGTCATGATATTTTCGGCTTTGATCTGGAAGTTCTCCTGCAGAGGATCAATGTGTGCAAGGTCCCCCACTGGTCTAAGATTGGACGCCTCAGGAGGGCAAATATGCCCAAATTGGGG GGCCGTGGAGCATTTGCTGAGAAGAGTGCAACGTGTGGCCGTCTGGTGTGTGACGTGGAGATCTCGGCCAAAGAGCTGATTCGTTGTAAAAGTTATCATCTGACGGAGCTCGCAGCTCAGGTACTGAAGGTGGAGCGGGTCACAGTTCCTCAGGAAAGCATCAGAAATCTCTACAG CGACTCTCCTCACCTGCTATACCTGCTGGAGTTAACATGGACTGACGCAAAGCTGATCCTCCAGATCATGTGTGAGCTTAATGTGCTGCCCCTCGCCCTGCAGATCACCAGCATCGCCGGCAATGTCCTG TCTCGCACACTAATGGGTGGTCGCTCTGAGAGGAACGAGTTCCTGCTGCTTCATGCCTTCCACGACAAAAACTTTATTGTCCCTGACAAACCGAGCTTTAAAAAGGCCCATCTGGACACT GTTGAGGGAGAGGACGATGTAGATGCAGGAAAGGGtaagaggaagaagaaggcAGCCTACGCAGGAGGTCTGGTGCTGGATCCGAAAGTCG GTTTCTATGATAAGTTTGTGCTGCTGCTCGACTTCAACAGCTTGTACCCTTCAATCATCCAAGAGTTCAACATTTGCTTCACCACTGTACAGAGGCAGGCACAGAACTCCCACAAAAAGACTGAT GATGATGAGCCAGAGGAGATTCCTGAGATTCCAGATTCCAACCTGGAAATGGGAATCCTGCCCAAGGAAATCAGAAAACTGGTTGAACGGCGTAAACATGTTAAGCAGCTCATGAAACAACAAGACATCAATCCAGATCTCTACATGCAG TACGACATCCGTCAGAAGGCCTTGAAGCTGACTGCTAACAGCATGTACGGCTGTCTTGGATTCAGCTACAGCCGCTTCTATGCTAAACCACTTGCTGCTCTGGTCACCCACAAGGGAAGAGAG ATTCTGATGCACACCAAAGACATGGTTCAGAAG ATGAACCTGGAAGTCATTTATGGAGACACAGACTCAATCATGATCAACACGAACAGCAAATCACTGGAGGAAGTCTTCAAACTTGGACATAAG ataaaggCAGAGGTCAACAAGCTCTACAAACTCCTGGAGATAGACATCGATGGTGTTTTCAAGTCTCTTTTGctgctgaagaagaagaaatatgcCGCCCTGGTGGTGGAACAGCACGGCGAGGGGCGATACAGTGTGAAGCAGGAGCTCAAAGGCTTGGACATTGTTCGCAGAGATTGGTGTGACCTGGCCAAGGAGTGTGGGAA CTACGTGATTGGTCAGATCTTGTCGGACCAGAGTCGAGATGTCATTGTGGAGAACATCCAGAAGCATCTGGTGGAGGTTGGAGAGAAGGTGGCAAACGGAAACATACCACTCAACCAGTATGAGATCCACAAG GCACTGACCAAGGACCCTCAGGACTACCCAGATAAGAAGAGTCTTCCTCATGTGCACGTTGCTCTGTGGATAAACTCACAGGGAGGTCGGCGTGTCAAAGCCGGAGATACAATCTCATACCTCATTTGCAAG GATGGCTCCACGTTGGCGGCCAGTCAGAGGGCCTACGCTCTGGAGCAGCTTCAGAAGCAGGAGGGTCTCAGCGTGGACACACAGTATTACCTGGCCCAGCAGGTCCACCCTGTGGTTTCTCGCATCTGCGACCCCATTGACGGGATTGATGCAGTGCTCATAGCCTCATGGTTGG GTCTGGACCCAGGTCAGTTCAGatcccagcagcagcatcagagggaggaggaggccGACGGCACGCTGGGAGCGGCGGCCCAGCTGAACGACGAGGAGCGCTACAAAGACTGCGAGAGGTTCACCTTCACCTGCCCCCAGTGTGGCACCGACAACATCTACGACAGCGTCTTCGAAGGAGCG GGTGATAGGGCTGAGCCCAGTTTGATGCGCTGCTGTCACATCCCTTGTACAAACAGTCCCATCAACAACGTTGTCAACATGAGCAACAAACTGCAACTCGACATCCGGCGCCACATCAAAAAATACTACTCT
- the pola1 gene encoding DNA polymerase alpha catalytic subunit isoform X1: MAPVADPDKDMEVPDGDEKGDACGLAKSRSRREKREKVGRKSALEQLKKAKKGEKIKYEVEEITSVYEEVDEQQYSKMVRERQEDDWIIDDDGTGYVEDGREIFDDDLDDDVVESKGKGGAKGGESKKTLKKSSVAKPNTIKSLFMNSNVKRPAEKDVDLSKDDLLGDILQDLHNEKSSALTPPPLVTLKKKKPVGSSLNIFSIKPHVPKQEKPSSSGLKAKVIRPPPLDPSPQPSARPPPATTEVLPEKHEAELEEPNEEREDNSLAFEGVDFDEPMEVEHEEEKAVSKDEAKLEPEGGLTATEVKVEHKAERQDPVLLPNRVGSSWGQEAAGGVSEAPAEVQVDSSKLPLVEGPDGEQVFRFYWLDAFEDPYNQPGVVYLFGKVWIESAQSHVSCCVTVKNIDRTMYLLPREFKTNPKTGAVSDQPVGMMDVYQEFNELSEKFKIMKFKSKKVEKSYAFEIPDVPSQCDYLEVRYSADFPALPSDLKGTTFSHVFGTNTSSLEHFLLSRKIKGPCWLDIKAPQLMNQPVSWCKVEALAVRSDLVSVIKDLQPPPITIMSISLKTVQNPKTHHNEIVSLVALIHYSFHMDKAPPQPPYQTHFCVISKPSDCIFPYDFKDAVKKKKVKVEMATSERTLLGCFLAKMHKIDPDVLVGHDIFGFDLEVLLQRINVCKVPHWSKIGRLRRANMPKLGGRGAFAEKSATCGRLVCDVEISAKELIRCKSYHLTELAAQVLKVERVTVPQESIRNLYSDSPHLLYLLELTWTDAKLILQIMCELNVLPLALQITSIAGNVLSRTLMGGRSERNEFLLLHAFHDKNFIVPDKPSFKKAHLDTVEGEDDVDAGKGKRKKKAAYAGGLVLDPKVGFYDKFVLLLDFNSLYPSIIQEFNICFTTVQRQAQNSHKKTDDDEPEEIPEIPDSNLEMGILPKEIRKLVERRKHVKQLMKQQDINPDLYMQYDIRQKALKLTANSMYGCLGFSYSRFYAKPLAALVTHKGREILMHTKDMVQKMNLEVIYGDTDSIMINTNSKSLEEVFKLGHKIKAEVNKLYKLLEIDIDGVFKSLLLLKKKKYAALVVEQHGEGRYSVKQELKGLDIVRRDWCDLAKECGNYVIGQILSDQSRDVIVENIQKHLVEVGEKVANGNIPLNQYEIHKALTKDPQDYPDKKSLPHVHVALWINSQGGRRVKAGDTISYLICKDGSTLAASQRAYALEQLQKQEGLSVDTQYYLAQQVHPVVSRICDPIDGIDAVLIASWLGLDPGQFRSQQQHQREEEADGTLGAAAQLNDEERYKDCERFTFTCPQCGTDNIYDSVFEGAGDRAEPSLMRCCHIPCTNSPINNVVNMSNKLQLDIRRHIKKYYSGWLVCEDQACQNRTRRLPIAFSRHGPICPACTRATLRAEYSEKALYNQLCFYSYIFDWDYAMAKLPNTVHKTSLKKSSSTRQVYLKLKEVPDRALATSGYSEVNLAKLFQAFSSFK, encoded by the exons ATGGCTCCGGTTGCAGACCCAGATAAAGACATGGAGGTTCCGGACGGTG ATGAGAAGGGCGATGCCTGCGGTCTGGCCAAATCTCGCTCCAGACGAGAGAAGCGGGAGAAGGTGGGCAGGAAGTCTGCCCTGGAGCAGCTCAAGAAGGCCAAAAAGGGGGAAAAGATCAAATATGAG gtggaggagatcacCAGCGTGTACGAAGAGGTGGACGAGCAGCAGTACTCGAAAATGGTGCGAGAGAGGCAGGAGGACGACTGGATTATTGACGATG ACGGCACAGGATATGTTGAAGACGGGCGAGAGATCTTCGACGATGATTTAGACGATGATGTTGTAGAAAGCAAAG GAAAAGGGGGCGCAAAAGGGGGAGAGTCAAAGAAAACTCTGAAGAAATCTTCTGTAGCGAAGCCTAACACTATTAAGAGTCTCTTCATGAACAGCAATGTTAAGAGGCCTGCAGAG aAAGATGTAGATCTGTCCAAAGATGACTTGTTAGGGGATATTTTACAAGATCTACACAATGAG AAATCTTCAGCTCTCACTCCTCCACCTTTGGTTAccctgaagaaaaagaagccaGTGGGATCAAGCTTGAACATCTTCTCCATCAAACCTCATGTGCCAAAG CAGGAGAAGCCCTCATCTTCGGGGTTAAAAGCCAAGGTGATCCGACCTCCGCCTCTGGACCCCTCTCCTCAGCCGTCAGCCCGTCCTCCACCCGCAACTACCGAGGTTCTTccagaaaaacatgaagcagagCTGGAGGAGCCAAACGAAGAGAGAG AGGACAACAGTCTGGCTTTTGAGGGGGTCGATTTTGATGAGCCAATGGAGGTTGAGCATGAGGAGGAGAAGGCTGTATCTAAAGATGAAGCCAAACTTGAACCCGAAGGAGGGTTGACAGCGACTGAAGTTAAAGTGGAGCACAAAGCTGAACGTCAGGATCCAGTTCTGCT gcCCAACAGAGTTGGAAGCTCTTGGGGACAGGAGGCAGCAGGTGGAGTCAGTGAAGCTCCAGCGGAGGTGCAGGTCGACTCCAGCAAGCTCCCTCTGGTGGAAGGCCCAGATGGGGAACAGGTCTTCCGATTCTATTGGTTGGATGCTTTTGAAGACCCATACAACCAACCAG GCGTGGTGTATCTGTTCGGGAAAGTGTGGATCGAGTCGGCGCAGTCTCATGTCAGCTGCTGCGTTACTGTGAAGAACATTGACAGAACAATGTACCTTCTTCCTCGGGAATTT aaaacaaATCCGAAAACCGGAGCCGTGTCGGACCAACCAGTGGGGATGATGGACGTTTACCAGGAGTTCAACGAGCTTTCGGAGAAGTTCAAGATTATGAAGTTTAAATCTAAG AAAGTGGAGAAGAGCTATGCTTTTGAAATTCCTGACGTGCCCAGTCAGTGCGACTACTTGGAAGTGAGATATTCT GCAGACTTTCCTGCTTTGCCATCTGACCTTAAAGGGacgacattttcccatgtttttgGAACAAACACCTCCAGCCTGGAGCACTTCCTTCTCAGTAGGAAGATAAAAGGCCCCTGCTGGTTGGACATCAAGGCACCAC AGCTGATGAACCAACCGGTCAGCTGGTGTAAGGTGGAGGCTCTCGCTGTGAGAAGTGACTTGGTTTCTGTGATTAAAGATCTGCAGCCTCCACCCATAACCATAATGTCCATAAGCCTCAAGACGGTTCAGAACCCCAAGACGCATCACAATGAG ATCGTGTCTCTTGTTGCGCTCATCCACTACAGCTTCCATATGGATAAAGCTCCTCCTCAGCCTCCCTATCAAACTCATTTCTGTG TGATCAGTAAACCATCTGACTGCATTTTTCCTTACGACTTCAAAGATGCTGTCAAGAAGAAG aaagtgaagGTGGAGATGGCAACTTCAGAGCGGACCTTGCTCGGCTGCTTCCTGGCCAAGATGCACAAAATTGACCCTGATGTGTTGGTG GGTCATGATATTTTCGGCTTTGATCTGGAAGTTCTCCTGCAGAGGATCAATGTGTGCAAGGTCCCCCACTGGTCTAAGATTGGACGCCTCAGGAGGGCAAATATGCCCAAATTGGGG GGCCGTGGAGCATTTGCTGAGAAGAGTGCAACGTGTGGCCGTCTGGTGTGTGACGTGGAGATCTCGGCCAAAGAGCTGATTCGTTGTAAAAGTTATCATCTGACGGAGCTCGCAGCTCAGGTACTGAAGGTGGAGCGGGTCACAGTTCCTCAGGAAAGCATCAGAAATCTCTACAG CGACTCTCCTCACCTGCTATACCTGCTGGAGTTAACATGGACTGACGCAAAGCTGATCCTCCAGATCATGTGTGAGCTTAATGTGCTGCCCCTCGCCCTGCAGATCACCAGCATCGCCGGCAATGTCCTG TCTCGCACACTAATGGGTGGTCGCTCTGAGAGGAACGAGTTCCTGCTGCTTCATGCCTTCCACGACAAAAACTTTATTGTCCCTGACAAACCGAGCTTTAAAAAGGCCCATCTGGACACT GTTGAGGGAGAGGACGATGTAGATGCAGGAAAGGGtaagaggaagaagaaggcAGCCTACGCAGGAGGTCTGGTGCTGGATCCGAAAGTCG GTTTCTATGATAAGTTTGTGCTGCTGCTCGACTTCAACAGCTTGTACCCTTCAATCATCCAAGAGTTCAACATTTGCTTCACCACTGTACAGAGGCAGGCACAGAACTCCCACAAAAAGACTGAT GATGATGAGCCAGAGGAGATTCCTGAGATTCCAGATTCCAACCTGGAAATGGGAATCCTGCCCAAGGAAATCAGAAAACTGGTTGAACGGCGTAAACATGTTAAGCAGCTCATGAAACAACAAGACATCAATCCAGATCTCTACATGCAG TACGACATCCGTCAGAAGGCCTTGAAGCTGACTGCTAACAGCATGTACGGCTGTCTTGGATTCAGCTACAGCCGCTTCTATGCTAAACCACTTGCTGCTCTGGTCACCCACAAGGGAAGAGAG ATTCTGATGCACACCAAAGACATGGTTCAGAAG ATGAACCTGGAAGTCATTTATGGAGACACAGACTCAATCATGATCAACACGAACAGCAAATCACTGGAGGAAGTCTTCAAACTTGGACATAAG ataaaggCAGAGGTCAACAAGCTCTACAAACTCCTGGAGATAGACATCGATGGTGTTTTCAAGTCTCTTTTGctgctgaagaagaagaaatatgcCGCCCTGGTGGTGGAACAGCACGGCGAGGGGCGATACAGTGTGAAGCAGGAGCTCAAAGGCTTGGACATTGTTCGCAGAGATTGGTGTGACCTGGCCAAGGAGTGTGGGAA CTACGTGATTGGTCAGATCTTGTCGGACCAGAGTCGAGATGTCATTGTGGAGAACATCCAGAAGCATCTGGTGGAGGTTGGAGAGAAGGTGGCAAACGGAAACATACCACTCAACCAGTATGAGATCCACAAG GCACTGACCAAGGACCCTCAGGACTACCCAGATAAGAAGAGTCTTCCTCATGTGCACGTTGCTCTGTGGATAAACTCACAGGGAGGTCGGCGTGTCAAAGCCGGAGATACAATCTCATACCTCATTTGCAAG GATGGCTCCACGTTGGCGGCCAGTCAGAGGGCCTACGCTCTGGAGCAGCTTCAGAAGCAGGAGGGTCTCAGCGTGGACACACAGTATTACCTGGCCCAGCAGGTCCACCCTGTGGTTTCTCGCATCTGCGACCCCATTGACGGGATTGATGCAGTGCTCATAGCCTCATGGTTGG GTCTGGACCCAGGTCAGTTCAGatcccagcagcagcatcagagggaggaggaggccGACGGCACGCTGGGAGCGGCGGCCCAGCTGAACGACGAGGAGCGCTACAAAGACTGCGAGAGGTTCACCTTCACCTGCCCCCAGTGTGGCACCGACAACATCTACGACAGCGTCTTCGAAGGAGCG GGTGATAGGGCTGAGCCCAGTTTGATGCGCTGCTGTCACATCCCTTGTACAAACAGTCCCATCAACAACGTTGTCAACATGAGCAACAAACTGCAACTCGACATCCGGCGCCACATCAAAAAATACTACTCT